One Oryzias latipes chromosome 21, ASM223467v1 genomic window, GGTAGGTATCCCCTGCTTTGTGCAATGCTTTGGTTTATGTATCTCAGTTTGACTTTGTTCATTCTAGGTGGAGCTGGCCTCTGTGGTCTTGGGGGTTCTGAAGTTTCCCCAAACCCACACTGCAGCTCACTTGGCTGAGGCCAAAAATCTTCTCATGGAAGAATGGGGAATTAAAGGGAAGGTGCGAGCCAgatcaataaagtacaaaaTCATTCATCAATATGGCCTCCCAATACCTAATATACATGATTTGTGAACATGTAATCTTTCTTCCAGGTGACAGGCCTGGTTACAGACTGTGCTCCCAACATGGTTGCATGTGCTAATATATTACTGCTTCGGCACATAATGTGTTTTGCACATATGCTTAATTTGGTGGTGAAAAAGTCCCTTGCCCAAACCCCTGAACTAGAGGATATCCGAAGTAAGGGGCGTAGGATTGTCGgtctttttaaatccagcacCACAGCGAAGGAGAAGCTGTCAGAGATGCAGCGACAGCTGGCCAGGCCAGAGCACAAATTAATACaagaggtgaaacattttcttttttttaaatctaagattttacatgtttttgcagttgtttatTGTGTTACTTTCTTCTCTCCTTTAAAATGTGCTTGCTGTCTTATCTTAGGTGGAAACAAGATGGAACAGCACATTTAATATGTTGGAAAGGTTGTTTAAGGAGAGAGAGCCACTGGGGGCAGCTCTGGCCACCCTCCATACAGACCTTCCTCCACTCACCTCAGAGGACTACCAGGCCATACACCACTGCTTGAGCATTCTTTCACCGTTTCAAGAGGCCACAGTTGAGCTTtcgacagaaaaacgagtgtcaGCATCCAAAGTCATTCCCATGGTCAAAATGCTGAAACATTACATCTCAAGCAGGTGTGGTCAGATCACACACCCACTTGGTGAAAAACTGGCCACTAACTTGAAGAACAATCTCCATGAGAGGTTTTCAGCTCTGGAGAAGGTCACTGCTCTGTCAATGGCAACCTTGTTGGACCCAAGGTTTAAAGAGCTGGGGTTCTGCAGCCAAGGCTCTGCCCACACGGCCATAGAGCGACTCACTAAAGAGTGTGCTGCAACAATGCAGGCGCTACTTCCAGAGGCACAGCCACAGTCGCCACCTAGAGAAGGTCCTTCAAGTCAGCAGGAAGATGGTGGTCTCTGGGCCCTGCTGGACAGGCATGTGGGGGTTCAACAGCAGGTGACCAGCACAACTGCCAGTGCAACAGTGGAGGTTCAGAGGTACAGTAAAGATTAGAATCCTCATCataacttctgctcattttaGACTGGTGCATGACAATAGGCTATTAATGTCCTTCTAGGTACTTAAAGGAACCTCACATCCCAAGGACTCAGGACCCACTGAGATACTGGGTTACCCACAAGGTTTTATACCCACATCTCTACAAGCTGGCAATGAAGTTTTTATGCACACCAGCTTCATCTGTGCCTTGTGAGAGGATC contains:
- the LOC111946794 gene encoding zinc finger BED domain-containing protein 4-like, coding for MIVMDAQPFSIVEDKGFKAFVNLLDPSYIIPNRKALRTMVEEKYKAKKEKALDVVSRASAVSLTADMWTSINMDAYLAVTCHFITEEVELASVVLGVLKFPQTHTAAHLAEAKNLLMEEWGIKGKVTGLVTDCAPNMVACANILLLRHIMCFAHMLNLVVKKSLAQTPELEDIRSKGRRIVGLFKSSTTAKEKLSEMQRQLARPEHKLIQEVETRWNSTFNMLERLFKEREPLGAALATLHTDLPPLTSEDYQAIHHCLSILSPFQEATVELSTEKRVSASKVIPMVKMLKHYISSRCGQITHPLGEKLATNLKNNLHERFSALEKVTALSMATLLDPRFKELGFCSQGSAHTAIERLTKECAATMQALLPEAQPQSPPREGPSSQQEDGGLWALLDRHVGVQQQVTSTTASATVEVQRYLKEPHIPRTQDPLRYWVTHKVLYPHLYKLAMKFLCTPASSVPCERIFSKAGEIVSQRRNRLKPSTVEKILFLNKNL